A single Anopheles funestus chromosome 2RL, idAnoFuneDA-416_04, whole genome shotgun sequence DNA region contains:
- the LOC125765687 gene encoding protein split ends has product MSKLSFRARALDPSKPMPIYLAEELPDLPEYSAINRAVPQMPSGMEKEEESEHHLQRAICTGLIIPTPEVYDSTDSEFYDKYYPPDYKLPKQLIHMQPLNLEQDIPDYDMDSADEVWVTSHEKKLDLDPLKFEIMMDRLEKSSGQTVVTLNEAKALLKQDDEVSIAVYDYWLNKRLKMQHPLILYVKTENRGNMTPNNPYLAFRRRTEKMQTRKNRKNDESSYEKMLKLRRDLSRAVTLLDMIKRREKLKREQLHLSIEIYEKRYQAQDFHGHLLSEFTSNATRVTRPAFAPLYTNQYAPLAGGQGVNAVGAGAGTYLNSGGSSSQYEGHGTGGSSGTNKRDNESLSSRKEKRQYKKRKLKMQKDRGLSSGGAGSVGTAGGRGDVAGGTNSAGSSSMHHHHQQHYHGSMLGGIGGRGVDGTVSGGHDTDHHHHHHLHGSGDHVVSSDDEELSNLQGSSAEEEYAYAFRRSKHSQYHRPRADGYGNWPWTSREENGSADPRYRFTLTSLRYPRPRCIGFARRRLGRGGRVIIDRIATDFDDLWSRLDYTIVESETIASLNATEPTKSRDEPKADENDEPIVVPTRRRQIERTVSVSSNCSNTSSTAGVVVSLKPPRLPALFNHQHQNQPLVNGSNELPSVANGNNTPRTTVARRKLILKQEQPPVPSDYESDGGEIQFLASIGLMNKAEKESDTTFANTKRRLRFDSEERDDNRPAVEGDSEVSKDVGAVLGDGRTLRDVQNSDSIVIKSEDSTELVVSTGTDGSTVVKQEPEAMDDYQKAVGGTGVPMEEDFEQLIDSVNSHNHVRNRCNVTGVGAGNSISSTSNDGGVVTVGEQRSPSTQQKHGWSRKRLGPEGSPSRLHDATREDINAVYKDLLNDIQSNWLHFRPKTPEPSQDDLLTLDGDLEHCFGLTDRKRITLELQALDEQLPATIFAPSKGTTISSQFRTTAYDLDNLIEPHPLSLDDADSAVSGTTKGVPTAPSSSTSAIEVKLETSGSSSAENNLSVPSELNLSLNESSEDNEKMLDNILQECAIDDPKQLHQTSNFWNGILDDGMLNNLEAGGSTQEDEPMVEEHESGESNLFASSTGKIGYHSELVGYGRPAGATDRRTSKSKRRKMLKRCSYLVGSSYFSVKSLPKEEIFQPLLDANGQPIFLSDGDADGTNDGVTEQAELRDADDAMHSDLQPTAVGVEAMEIKMEEEATLAASANELTETVSSVPITLAGGEQVIKIEPPDELVPPSTDGVGCDATLLGSTPTTVQFLPHNSTMAAPAATTIKLEPFNHISQITARSSTPDGARVVPTGSTTLIPATIVVSQPSATGSSSMFSATSGTVPAVVSVALQQGQLHQLVHTSSAPSMGAGTTMLVMQSIPANSGNSLQSSPSVSSVAGTPTSFLLTTTGNAISGSNAMGTVSSIAGSILVQSSASSSLSNAVQSSSSSSGSLLSGSTPIVVTVPPASSSGISVSGGTQPMSVVMPTSGTNTVVSIASPIVVSSASAATLAQSIVHAQSSQSSVIGNSTVAGSNSATSSANTPTALNSYIVQHNSTPIMLSHQQMQQLANSGGGNIVTVGGQQVVTTKQHHGETYVLTQTPLKKQINGPSDGSKNATTAAVNAQNINNQKFHALLSQKLGSKSSDLNKKQLEMIRKALGSSQKMIVKSTNHTQQLHGATAGGSAGIAGHHQQSAAQQQQQQYNVIHQNSLNTPITIVSAQSPGQPTQNKIILTSSPHLLQQAAGVGGATAGQLIAAGHGKIQLATVQQSQQQQQAAGTARGQIVTLDPSGQQGASTVGGVQQQLKLEKNSILYNIKNSRGQFLHLNPKVVNIIQPVQQQKIVNSLTIQQQQQQQQQQQQQLLHNQAGHGGTTTTILSKGQTVQRIPTVSIRTQQQAQQQQQQQQQQTNLVDMVVVNNASNIKFIQAAASAAAAAAAAGGGSVVNNTAGGTLTAGRVNSVTTSVGTATLNASSDGGTSSSGSSNCVQVAATSAANVNSTGTALTNSSNAGGVTVASVASPVATVTAGTVVGGSTTVVGNTGIATNSSNGGGNSTGSASGSTNPSASINITNR; this is encoded by the exons ATGTCGAAGCTTTCGTTTCGGGCAAGGGCCCTCGATCCGTCGAAACCCATGCCGATCTATCTGGCGGAGGAGCTGCCGGATCTTCCCGAGTATTCCGCGATCAATCGCGCAGTGCCCCAGATGCCGAGCGGCATGGAGAAGGAAGAAGAATCG GAGCACCATCTGCAGCGGGCAATATGCACCGGGCTCATCATTCCTACGCCGGAAGTGTACGATTCGACAGATTCCGAGTTTTACGACAAATACTACCCGCCCGACTACAAACTGCCCAAGCAGCTGATCCACATGCAGC CACTCAACCTCGAGCAGGACATACCGGATTACGATATGGACAGTGCGGACGAGGTATGGGTTACGTCACATGAGAAGAAGCTCGATCTTGATCCGCTCAAGTTTGAAATCATGATGGATCGGTTGGAGAAAAGTTCCGGTCAGACGGTGGTCACACTAAACGAAGCCAAAGCCCTATTGAAGCAGGACGACGAAGTGAGCATAGCCGTGTACGATTACTGGCTAAATAAGCGGTTGAAAATG CAACATCCCCTGATTCTGTACGTAAAGACGGAAAATCGAGGCAACATGACACCGAACAATCCGTACCTTGCGTTCCGGCGGCGCACCGAAAAGATGCAAACGAGGAAAAACCGCAAGAACGATGAATCATCGTATGAGAAGATGCTTAAGCTAAG GCGGGATCTCTCGCGTGCAGTGACGCTGCTGGACATGATAAAGCGACGGGAAAAGCTAAAACGGGAGCAGTTGCACCTGAGCATCGAAATCTACGAGAAGCGCTATCAAGCGCAGGATTTCCATGGTCATCTCCTGTCCGAGTTTACGTCCAACGCGACTCGTGTCACGAG ACCTGCGTTTGCGCCCCTCTACACCAACCAGTACGCACCGTTGGCTGGTGGGCAGGGTGTCAATGCGGTGGGCGCTGGTGCCGGTACGTATCTGAACAGTGGAGGCTCTTCGTCCCAGTACGAAGGTCACGGCACCGGTGGCAGCAGTGGCACCAACAAGCGTGATAATGAGAGTCTCAGCAGTCGGAAAGAAAAGCGTCAGTATAAAAAGCGGAAGCTAAAAATGCAGAAAGACCGTGGCTTATCGAGCGGCGGTGCTGGAAGTGTTGGAACGGCTGGCGGTCGTGGAGATGTGGCAGGTGGCACGAATAGTGCGGGTAGCTCCTcgatgcatcatcatcaccaacaaCACTACCACGGATCGATGCTAGGAGGTATTGGTGGACGTGGTGTAGATGGCACTGTATCGGGCGGACATGACACAG accatcatcatcatcatcatctgcatGGGTCGGGTGATCATGTAGTTTCGTCCGACGATGAAGAACTGTCGAATCTGCAAGGTTCCTCAGCAGAAGAAGAGTACGCTTATGCATTCCGAAGGAGTAAACACAGTCAATATCACAGG CCCCGTGCGGATGGCTACGGTAATTGGCCGTGGACCTCCCGGGAGGAAAATGGTTCGGCGGATCCACGATATCGTTTTACCCTTACTTCTTTGCGGTATCCAAG ACCCCGATGTATTGGTTTTGCGCGTAGACGTTTGGGTCGCGGTGGGCGTGTCATCATTGACCGGATAGCGACCGATTTCGATGATTTGTGGTCACGGTTAGACTACACGATCGTCGAGAGTGAAACGATCGCATCGCTTAACGCTACCGAGCCAACTAAATCCCGTGATGAACCGAAGGCGGACGAGAACGATGAACCGATTGTGGTCCCAACACGTAGACGCCAAATCGAGCGTACGGTTAGCGTGAGCAGCAACTGCAGTAATACTAGCAGCACGGCTGGTGTGGTTGTATCGCTAAAGCCACCTCGGTTACCTGCACTCTTCAACCATCAGCATCAGAACCAACCATTAGTCAACGGTTCGAATGAGCTGCCGTCGGTTGCGAACGGTAACAACACACCGCGAACGACCGTAGCACGAAGAAAGTTAATACTGAAGCAGGAACAACCGCCCGTACCGAGTGACTACGAATCGGATGGTGGCGAGATCCAGTTTTTGGCCAGCATTGGGCTAATGAATAAGGCTGAAAAGGAATCGGATACGACATTTGCCAATACCAAGCGCCGGCTTCGGTTTGACAGTGAGGAAAGGGATGACAATCGTCCCGCGGTGGAAGGGGACAGTGAAGTGTCCAAGGATGTTGGTGCGGTGTTGGGCGACGGAAGGACATTGCGAGATGTTCAAAACTCAGATTCAATTGTGATAAAAAGTGAAGACAGCACTGAGCTGGTGGTGTCGACGGGTACGGACGGTTCGACGGTGGTAAAGCAAGAACCGGAAGCGATGGACGATTACCAGAAGGCTGTCGGTGGTACCGGTGTACCGATGGAAGAGGATTTCGAACAGTTGATAGACAGTGTAAATAGTCACAATCACGTGCGAAACCGATGTAACGTAACGGGGGTGGGTGCCGGCAATAGTATTAGTTCTACGTCGAACGATGGTGGTGTGGTTACGGTGGGTGAGCAACGGAGCCCGTCAACCCAGCAAAAGCACGGTTGGTCCAGGAAGCGCCTGGGACCGGAAGGTTCCCCTTCGCGGCTGCACGATGCAACACGGGAAGATATCAATGCGGTATACAAGGATCTACTGAACGACATTCAATCGAACTGGTTACACTTCCGACCGAAAACACCGGAACCGAGCCAGGACGATCTGCTAACGCTAGATGGCGATCTGGAGCACTGCTTCGGTTTGACCGATCGGAAGCGTATCACGCTGGAACTGCAGGCATTGGACGAACAGCTGCCGGCGACGATATTTGCCCCGAGCAAGGGAACAACGATATCGTCCCAGTTCCGTACGACGGCGTACGATCTGGACAATCTTATCGAACCGCATCCCTTATCGCTCGACGATGCAGATAGCGCTGTAAGTGGAACGACGAAAGGAGTGCCGACTGCACCATCGTCATCGACATCGGCCATTGAAGTGAAGCTGGAAACGTCCGGTTCGTCTAGCGCGGAGAATAATCTAAGCGTACCGTCAGAGCTGAACCTAAGCCTGAACGAATCGAGCGAGGATAATGAGAAGATGCTGGATAATATTCTGCAAGAGTGTGCGATAGATGATCCGAAACAGTTGCATCAAACGAGCAACTTTTGGAACGGCATCCTGGACGATGGTATGCTGAACAATCTTGAGGCTGGTGGTAGCACGCAGGAGGACGAACCGATGGTGGAGGAACACGAGTCGGGCGAGTCGAATCTGTTCGCTTCCAGCACGGGCAAGATTGGGTACCACTCGGAGCTGGTCGGGTATGGACGACCAGCGGGAGCAACCGATCGCCGTACGAGCAAAAGCAAACGGCGTAAGATGCTGAAGCGTTGTAGCTATCTGGTGGGCAGCAGCTACTTCTCGGTGAAAAGTTTACCCAAAGAAGAAATCTTTCAACCATTGCTCGACGCCAACGGGCAGCCAATATTTCTTAGCGATGGTGATGCTGATGGTACGAACGATGGCGTGACGGAGCAAGCGGAACTTCGCGATGCTGACGATGCGATGCACAGTGACTTACAGCCCACTGCCGTTGGGGTGGAAGCGATGGAGATTAAAATGGAAGAGGAAGCGACACTGGCGGCGTCGGCCAACGAGCTGACGGAGACGGTTTCATCCGTTCCGATAACGTTGGCCGGAGGAGAGCAAGTGATCAAGATTGAACCACCGGACGAGCTCGTACCACCATCGACAGATGGAGTTGGCTGTGATGCGACGCTGTTGGGAAGCACACCAACCACGGTTCAATTTCTACCTCACAACAGTACCATGGCGGCACCGGCCGCAACCACCATCAAGCTGGAACCGTTCAATCACATTAGCCAAATAACGGCCCGAAGTTCGACACCGGACGGTGCGCGCGTCGTTCCGACCGGTTCGACGACACTGATACCGGCCACGATCGTCGTTTCGCAACCGTCAGCGACGGGCAGCTCGTCAATGTTTTCCGCCACCTCCGGGACGGTTCCGGCCGTGGTATCGGTAGCACTTCAGCAGGGTCAACTCCATCAGCTCGTACACACATCGTCCGCACCATCGATGGGTGCCGGTACGACAATGTTGGTAATGCAATCGATACCAGCGAACAGCGGCAACTCGCTACAATCGTCCCCGTCCGTATCGTCGGTCGCTGGTACACCGACCTCATTCCTGCTGACCACCACCGGTAACGCAATCAGTGGCAGTAACGCCATGGGCACTGTGTCATCGATCGCTGGCTCGATTCTAGTGCAATCGTCCGCCTCGTCCTCACTGTCGAACGCTGTCCAATCGTCTTCGTCGTCGTCCGGTTCGCTGCTGTCGGGTTCGACGCCCATCGTCGTTACGGTACCACCGGCCAGCAGTAGCGGCATATCGGTCAGCGGTGGCACCCAGCCGATGAGCGTCGTAATGCCAACGAGCGGCACCAACACGGTCGTATCGATTGCGAGCCCAATCGTGGTATCTTCAGCATCGGCAGCAACGCTAGCCCAATCGATCGTGCACGCCCAATCGTCACAGTCGTCGGTTATCGGTAACAGTACGGTCGCTGGCAGTAATAGTGCCACGTCCAGCGCAAACACACCGACCGCACTGAACAGTTACATTGTGCAGCACAATTCGACACCGATCATGCTTTCCCATCAGCAGATGCAGCAGCTAGCGAACAGTGGCGGTGGCAATATCGTCACCGTCGGTGGACAGCAAGTTGTCACGACTAAGCAGCATCACGGCGAAACGTACGTGCTCACGCAAACACCGCTTAAGAAGCAAATCAATGGACCGTCCGATGGTAGCAAAAATGCCACCACTGCTGCCG tGAACGcgcaaaacatcaacaaccaAAAGTTCCACGCACTGTTGAGCCAAAAGCTTGGTAGCAAATCTTCCGACCTGAACAAAAAACAGCTAGAAATGATACGGAAAGCTTTGGGTTCGTCACAAAAGATGATCGTCAAGTCGACTAACCATACGCAGCAACTGCACGGTGCCACCGCCGGTGGTAGCGCTGGTATTGCTGGACATCATCAACAATCAGccgcacagcaacagcagcagcagtataaCGTCATTCACCAGAACTCGCTAAACACACCGATCACGATCGTTTCCGCCCAAAGCCCGGGTCAGCCCACGCAGAACAAGATCATTCTAACCTCGTCGCCACACCTTCTGCAACAGGCAGCCGGTGTTGGTGGTGCTACCGCCGGCCAACTGATAGCCGCCGGGCATGGTAAGATACAGCTCGCAACAGTTCAGCAAagtcagcaacagcaacaggcgGCCGGTACGGCCCGCGGCCAAATTGTGACGCTGGATCCATCCGGTCAGCAAGGCGCTAGTACGGTGGGCGGTGTGCAACAGCAGCTAAAGCTCGAGAAGAACAGCATACTGTACAACATCAAGAATAGCCGCGGCCAGTTTCTGCATCTGAACCCGAAGGTGGTCAACATCATACAGCCGGTGCAGCAGCAAAAGATTGTAAACAGTTTAACgattcagcagcaacagcagcagcaacagcaacagcagcaacagctccTGCACAATCAGGCCGGTCACGGTGGGACGACTACGACGATACTAAGCAAAGGCCAAACGGTTCAACGTATCCCGACGGTTAGCATTCGTACGCAGCAACaagcgcaacagcagcagcaacagcagcagcagcagacaaaCCTCGTCGATATGGTCGTGGTGAACAATGCAAGTAATATAAAGTTTATACAGGCCGCAGCTTCGGCAgcggccgctgctgctgctgcaggtggtGGTAGCGTGGTGAACAATACCGCCGGCGGAACGTTGACAGCAGGTCGGGTAAACTCCGTCACAACGTCAGTCGGTACGGCCACGCTGAACGCTTCCTCGGACGGTGGTACAAGCAGTAGCGGTAGCAGCAATTGCGTACAGGTGGCCGCTACATCGGCTGCCAATGTGAACAGCACCGGAACGGCATTaacgaacagcagcaacgCAGGTGGCGTAACGGTCGCGTCGGTTGCGTCTCCGGTGGCGACGGTAACCGCTGGAACGGTGGTCGGCGGTAGCACAACGGTGGTTGGCAATACCGGTATTGcgaccaacagcagcaatggTGGTGGTAACAGTACCGGCAGTGCCAGCGGTAGCACTAATCCTTCAGCCAGTATAAACATTACCAATAGGTGA